In the Candidatus Mycosynbacter amalyticus genome, one interval contains:
- a CDS encoding right-handed parallel beta-helix repeat-containing protein, with amino-acid sequence MRNRGDYMKKRYGLLPIGLLVGILYGAALLPVAHAATCTQTVTNTNNSGAGSLRQAITSANSGSNADYICFSIGSGAQTIAPTTSLPPLNQPVTIDGTTQPGWTSAPIIEINAGGTSDSNPGLWINTSNSTLRGLVINRAKGNGVMITGGGGNTVAGNYIGIGLDGTTKLGNQVDGVGMITANNTIGGTTVADRNVISGNAANGIGITNQAATGNKIIGNYAGTNAAGTAAIPNYGDAILLNNSQHNDIGGTTGTTPGGACTGSCNLFSGNTHNGIGFYLADNNSVKGNFVGLNASGTSAVPNDDIGIESQEAAGITIGNATAAGRNVISGNKGAGILLTGSATTGNVVAGNFVGTNSAGTGAVGNYSIGISVGNSPGLGNGYARNNTIGGTVDAAIPCSAASTPCNVISGNGQNGMILSGGSGTGNLVLSNHIGLDINGASNANVRNGMDGIGILNSPNNTIGNDLGTGRNYIGANGGAGIVTAGDATDTNTIAGNYIGRTRDGYSGNAQGGVVLWGGYNIAIVGNSIGENGGYGIDIDGNKVSQNDAGDGDAGVNHHQNFPDVYSVRNNVGSSTTTTVSGMMSSAPNKQYRIDFFNSAGCNAGKPDNYGEGNSYVGSQIVGTDQFGNISFSYQTPTTLPGNTYLTTTATLMDGSSPRETSEFSKCRVVNASKPAVSNGANWLLKDDLTEGVQDQQFGYGFPPNMLLCAWDPAKPGTKLPVVVSGNTWFFRASYTTGVADKVVSYGPANGKPVCGDWNGDGIDTIGMVDPAMRWTLRNSNDGGPANADFQYGGAGIPVVGDWNGDGRDTIGVFETDTSSWRLRNENNSGVPDYSFQYGGLGTYPVVGNWNGGSSDGIGTYNPGNGEWSLRNTLSGGPVNTHYYFGQSNPRPMIW; translated from the coding sequence ATGAGAAATAGGGGAGATTATATGAAGAAGCGTTACGGATTATTACCGATAGGACTACTTGTGGGTATTCTATATGGTGCCGCATTATTACCAGTAGCTCACGCCGCCACCTGCACGCAGACCGTTACCAATACTAATAACTCAGGTGCGGGCTCGCTTCGCCAAGCTATCACCAGCGCCAACTCTGGCTCCAATGCAGACTACATCTGCTTCTCGATAGGTAGTGGTGCACAGACTATCGCCCCTACCACCTCACTCCCTCCGCTCAATCAGCCTGTCACGATAGATGGCACTACCCAGCCTGGCTGGACGAGTGCGCCAATTATCGAAATCAATGCCGGAGGCACTAGTGATAGTAATCCTGGCTTATGGATCAACACGTCGAATAGTACACTTCGTGGGCTCGTAATCAATCGCGCCAAGGGCAACGGTGTCATGATCACTGGCGGTGGTGGTAATACAGTTGCTGGCAACTATATCGGCATCGGTCTCGATGGCACCACTAAGCTTGGAAACCAAGTCGACGGCGTCGGTATGATTACCGCCAACAACACCATCGGTGGCACCACAGTGGCCGATCGCAATGTCATATCCGGCAACGCTGCTAATGGTATCGGCATCACCAACCAGGCTGCCACCGGTAACAAAATCATCGGTAACTACGCTGGTACTAACGCTGCCGGCACAGCTGCCATCCCCAACTACGGAGATGCTATCCTACTGAACAACAGCCAACACAACGACATAGGCGGCACGACCGGCACCACACCCGGTGGCGCATGCACCGGCTCATGTAACCTGTTCTCCGGCAATACCCACAACGGCATAGGATTCTACCTAGCAGACAACAACTCCGTGAAAGGCAATTTCGTCGGGCTCAACGCAAGCGGCACCAGTGCGGTACCAAACGACGACATCGGCATCGAGTCCCAAGAAGCTGCCGGTATCACCATCGGCAATGCAACCGCCGCTGGACGCAATGTGATCTCGGGCAACAAGGGCGCCGGTATCCTGCTCACTGGTAGTGCCACCACTGGTAACGTCGTAGCAGGCAATTTCGTCGGCACCAACTCCGCTGGTACTGGTGCTGTCGGTAACTACAGTATCGGCATTAGCGTCGGTAACTCACCGGGCCTGGGCAACGGCTACGCACGAAACAACACTATTGGCGGCACGGTTGACGCAGCCATACCATGTAGCGCAGCATCAACGCCATGTAATGTCATCTCAGGTAACGGCCAAAACGGTATGATTCTATCTGGTGGATCAGGGACTGGCAATCTCGTGCTCAGTAACCATATCGGTCTCGACATCAACGGCGCGTCAAACGCCAATGTGCGCAACGGTATGGACGGTATTGGGATCCTCAATTCGCCCAACAACACTATCGGCAATGACCTGGGCACTGGTCGCAACTACATCGGTGCCAATGGTGGAGCTGGTATCGTAACAGCAGGCGACGCTACCGATACCAACACAATCGCTGGCAATTATATCGGCCGTACCCGCGACGGCTACTCGGGCAATGCACAGGGTGGTGTGGTGCTATGGGGCGGCTACAATATCGCCATCGTCGGCAACTCGATCGGTGAAAACGGTGGCTATGGTATAGATATCGACGGTAACAAGGTCAGCCAGAATGATGCGGGTGACGGAGATGCCGGCGTGAATCACCATCAGAACTTCCCCGATGTATACTCGGTACGCAACAACGTCGGTTCGTCGACCACTACCACTGTGAGCGGTATGATGAGTAGTGCGCCAAACAAACAATACCGCATAGACTTCTTCAACAGCGCAGGCTGCAACGCAGGTAAGCCAGACAACTACGGCGAGGGTAATTCATATGTCGGCTCACAGATTGTCGGCACCGACCAGTTTGGCAATATCTCATTCTCATACCAAACCCCCACAACACTGCCGGGCAACACATATCTCACCACTACTGCTACGCTCATGGACGGTTCGTCGCCACGAGAAACCTCCGAGTTTTCCAAATGTCGCGTTGTTAACGCCTCCAAGCCTGCCGTGTCAAATGGTGCCAACTGGCTACTCAAAGACGATCTCACCGAGGGTGTACAGGATCAGCAGTTTGGCTATGGATTCCCGCCCAACATGCTACTGTGCGCGTGGGATCCCGCCAAACCAGGCACTAAGCTACCAGTGGTAGTATCTGGCAACACGTGGTTTTTCCGTGCTAGCTACACTACGGGTGTCGCCGACAAGGTTGTGTCGTACGGCCCCGCCAACGGCAAACCAGTCTGTGGTGACTGGAATGGCGACGGGATCGACACCATCGGCATGGTCGACCCCGCCATGCGCTGGACACTCCGTAACAGCAACGACGGTGGCCCAGCCAATGCCGATTTCCAGTATGGCGGTGCGGGTATCCCTGTCGTCGGTGACTGGAATGGCGACGGCCGTGACACCATCGGCGTGTTCGAAACCGACACTAGCTCTTGGCGACTGCGCAACGAAAACAACTCCGGCGTACCAGACTATTCGTTCCAGTACGGCGGCCTCGGCACCTACCCGGTCGTCGGCAACTGGAACGGCGGTAGTTCCGACGGGATCGGCACCTACAACCCGGGCAACGGCGAGTGGTCGCTCCGCAACACGCTCAGTGGCGGCCCCGTCAATACACACTACTACTTCGGCCAGTCAAACCCCCGACCGATGATCTGGTAG
- a CDS encoding NAD(P)/FAD-dependent oxidoreductase produces the protein MTKQKTAIIIGAGPAGLTAALELIKNTDIKPIVFEASNDIGGISKTVNYKGNRIDIGGHRFFSKSDTVMKWWNDILPIENTPASKTFIMKYRGQQGTLKGGKGPNPDKTDDVMLVRSRLSRIYYGRKFYDYPVSLSKSTVKNLGPKKIAKIGYGYAATKFRKEDESNLEGFYINRFGKELYNTFFASYTEKLWGVPPKEIDSSWGAQRVKGLSVSKVMLNAVKPKKKADISQKNVETSLIESFLYPKLGPGHMWETVAKMVKKGGGEVRMNQVITKIHAKDGKIVAVDVHDYKTKKTTKVTGDYFFSTMPVNELIAAFDGVKVPADVKRVAKGLPFRDFITVGILANKLKIANHTERKTKNNIVPDNWIYIQEPDVKVCRLQIFNNWSPYLIKDQDQIWVGMEYVVSEKDDVWKKSDKDMAEFGIKELEKIDILDPKEVLDTTVIKLKKTYPAYFGTYQEFDKVKDFTDEFDNLYLIGRNGQHRYNNQDHSMLTAIAAVDNIKTGRKDKENVWNVNVEKEYHESK, from the coding sequence ATGACGAAACAAAAGACTGCCATCATTATTGGTGCCGGCCCTGCAGGCCTCACAGCCGCACTAGAGCTGATCAAAAACACCGATATCAAACCAATCGTATTTGAGGCCTCAAACGATATCGGTGGTATCTCAAAAACAGTAAACTACAAAGGCAACCGTATCGATATCGGCGGTCACCGCTTCTTCTCCAAGTCTGACACTGTGATGAAATGGTGGAACGACATCCTGCCAATCGAAAACACACCTGCGTCCAAAACGTTCATCATGAAATACCGTGGCCAACAAGGCACGCTCAAAGGCGGCAAGGGCCCGAATCCAGACAAGACAGACGATGTAATGCTTGTACGCAGCCGCCTGAGCCGCATCTACTATGGCCGCAAGTTCTACGACTATCCAGTCTCGCTCAGCAAAAGCACCGTCAAAAACCTCGGCCCAAAGAAAATTGCCAAAATCGGCTATGGCTATGCTGCCACCAAGTTCCGCAAAGAAGACGAATCCAATCTAGAGGGCTTCTACATCAATCGTTTCGGCAAGGAACTCTACAACACCTTCTTTGCCAGCTACACAGAGAAACTCTGGGGTGTTCCACCAAAAGAGATCGACTCTAGCTGGGGCGCACAGCGCGTCAAGGGTTTGTCGGTATCAAAAGTCATGCTCAACGCCGTCAAACCAAAGAAAAAAGCTGATATTAGCCAGAAAAACGTCGAGACAAGCCTGATCGAATCATTCCTCTATCCTAAACTTGGCCCTGGCCACATGTGGGAAACGGTCGCCAAGATGGTAAAGAAGGGCGGCGGCGAAGTCCGCATGAACCAAGTCATCACCAAAATCCACGCCAAAGACGGCAAGATCGTAGCTGTTGATGTACACGACTACAAAACAAAGAAGACCACCAAAGTCACTGGTGACTACTTCTTCTCGACCATGCCAGTCAACGAGCTGATCGCTGCGTTCGACGGCGTCAAGGTGCCAGCCGATGTCAAGCGTGTCGCCAAAGGTCTGCCGTTCCGCGACTTCATCACGGTGGGTATCCTAGCTAACAAGCTCAAGATCGCCAACCATACCGAACGCAAGACGAAGAATAACATCGTGCCCGACAACTGGATCTATATCCAAGAACCAGATGTAAAAGTGTGCCGATTGCAAATCTTCAACAACTGGAGCCCGTACCTCATCAAAGACCAAGATCAGATCTGGGTAGGCATGGAATACGTGGTAAGCGAAAAAGATGATGTCTGGAAAAAGAGCGACAAAGACATGGCGGAATTTGGTATCAAAGAGCTCGAGAAGATCGATATTCTCGATCCAAAAGAGGTGCTCGATACAACTGTAATCAAACTCAAGAAGACCTATCCTGCGTACTTCGGCACCTACCAAGAGTTCGACAAGGTCAAAGACTTCACTGACGAGTTCGACAACCTCTACCTCATTGGTCGCAACGGTCAGCACCGCTATAACAACCAAGACCATTCCATGCTCACTGCCATCGCCGCAGTCGACAACATCAAGACGGGCCGCAAAGACAAAGAAAACGTCTGGAACGTCAACGTCGAAAAAGAGTATCACGAGTCAAAATAG
- a CDS encoding DUF2142 domain-containing protein, producing MATAQVIFRKVVGVLRRPDYFFVLIAAILGFVVLALVPPLQVPDEIGHFSRAYALSELNFRQDNLSTGSGAHLPTAIGQFEEMVSRDNLPNLYTAKYTPDTARRAMAIRVTPERTDRMFVNLAAYSPVAYVPQATGIAVARLFTSRIGVMFYAARICNLLFFVGLCYAAIRLIPVGKWLIAAVLVSPMVVFLAGSLSADVSVFVYTTLLIAITMYLWTRTPPQIQTRWWVILGIVACVLALSKQAYIVFVPFVALLLVRRTKQFRWRTSQLYASRILPVLLVFLSVVVAYIGWTYVNQSTDADTSLIQRANGFAVNPEEQLRKVTSDPLYAVSTVASTAVGQASDETFQSMFGSFGRLNVNLPMWAIGMYVVVLLLFVGYVSQANASLLVQQRTLALIIAGVLVAVCSLGIFVSLLLVWTPVGAESVAGIQGRYFIPCLLLLAPGVVGVYRHTLRLRYLILPMTIVHLSMCILLIDRYYGFFT from the coding sequence GTGGCGACGGCTCAGGTGATTTTTCGGAAAGTGGTAGGTGTACTGAGACGTCCAGATTATTTCTTTGTGTTGATTGCGGCAATACTTGGTTTTGTAGTGCTTGCACTCGTACCGCCGCTTCAGGTGCCAGACGAGATAGGGCACTTTTCGCGCGCGTATGCACTAAGCGAACTAAATTTCCGGCAAGACAATCTATCCACCGGATCGGGTGCACACTTGCCGACTGCAATCGGTCAGTTCGAAGAGATGGTGAGTCGCGACAACCTCCCTAATCTATATACGGCGAAGTATACCCCTGACACTGCGCGGCGCGCTATGGCGATACGCGTGACACCTGAGCGTACGGATCGCATGTTTGTGAATCTGGCAGCGTACTCACCTGTCGCATATGTGCCGCAGGCTACGGGTATAGCGGTGGCGCGTCTGTTTACGTCGCGCATAGGAGTGATGTTCTACGCGGCGCGTATTTGTAACTTACTCTTTTTTGTGGGGCTATGCTACGCGGCAATACGACTCATACCTGTAGGCAAGTGGCTGATAGCGGCTGTGCTCGTTTCTCCTATGGTAGTGTTTCTTGCTGGGTCGCTTTCTGCTGACGTCTCGGTGTTTGTCTACACAACTCTCCTGATAGCAATCACCATGTATCTCTGGACACGCACACCCCCACAAATCCAGACCAGATGGTGGGTCATATTGGGCATCGTCGCGTGTGTACTCGCACTCTCCAAACAGGCATATATTGTGTTTGTGCCTTTTGTTGCACTGTTGCTTGTTCGGCGGACCAAACAGTTCAGGTGGCGCACTAGCCAGCTGTATGCGAGCCGAATACTACCTGTGTTACTAGTATTTCTCTCTGTCGTAGTTGCGTATATAGGCTGGACATACGTCAATCAATCCACAGATGCCGATACAAGTCTGATACAGCGTGCGAATGGGTTTGCCGTAAATCCCGAGGAGCAGCTTCGTAAAGTGACGAGCGATCCACTCTATGCCGTGTCGACGGTCGCAAGTACGGCAGTTGGGCAAGCCTCAGATGAGACATTCCAGTCGATGTTCGGGTCGTTTGGTCGGCTCAATGTCAATCTTCCCATGTGGGCTATAGGCATGTACGTTGTAGTGCTTCTACTCTTTGTAGGATATGTGTCGCAGGCTAACGCGTCACTCTTAGTGCAGCAGCGAACTCTGGCATTGATTATTGCTGGCGTCTTAGTGGCGGTGTGCAGCCTAGGCATATTTGTGAGCCTCTTGCTGGTGTGGACACCAGTGGGGGCCGAAAGTGTGGCGGGGATACAGGGGCGGTATTTTATTCCTTGTTTGCTACTACTGGCTCCGGGTGTCGTAGGTGTGTATCGCCATACGCTTCGCCTGCGCTATCTCATTCTACCTATGACCATTGTACATCTGAGTATGTGTATCCTCTTGATAGATCGGTATTACGGTTTCTTTACATAG
- a CDS encoding NAD-dependent epimerase/dehydratase family protein: MKKKTILITGGAGFFGSLLKKELLDKDYTVVSVDIEKDTFTHPHFTAYQGDIRDMELLEKIATQYKFDAIFHVAAMLAHAVKDKQFLWESNVDGTRNVAELAKKFGIERVVFTSSNCLWGESFDRPVLETDEPNPVEIYGRSKLEGENILNEYTDDFHAIMFRCPTIIDAGRLGLLAILFEFIDEDRKVWVVGGGKNRYQFIYAQDLVDAFVKSLSYSKSNIFNIGSDDVPTFGEAYEYVIKQTDSKARVANFPRWIAIPAMQVAYFLRLSPLGPYQYKMIAESFVFDTSRIKKELGWKPTLTNSEMLQRAYAYYHKNRKEIENRKDVSAHNQAAKMGVIRLLKWMS, encoded by the coding sequence ATGAAGAAAAAGACAATTTTGATCACGGGAGGGGCTGGCTTTTTTGGCTCTCTACTCAAAAAAGAACTGCTCGACAAAGACTATACAGTCGTATCCGTTGATATCGAAAAGGACACATTTACGCATCCTCATTTTACTGCGTACCAGGGTGATATACGCGACATGGAGTTACTTGAGAAGATCGCAACGCAGTACAAATTCGACGCGATATTCCACGTGGCTGCCATGCTAGCGCATGCCGTCAAGGACAAGCAGTTCTTATGGGAGAGTAATGTTGACGGCACGCGCAACGTCGCGGAGTTGGCGAAGAAATTTGGTATCGAGCGTGTAGTATTTACATCGTCGAACTGTTTGTGGGGCGAAAGCTTCGATCGGCCAGTGCTCGAGACAGATGAGCCAAACCCAGTAGAGATATACGGACGCTCAAAACTCGAAGGCGAAAACATTTTGAATGAATACACAGACGATTTTCATGCGATCATGTTCCGCTGCCCGACTATCATCGATGCGGGACGCCTGGGGCTGCTCGCTATCCTGTTCGAATTTATCGACGAAGACAGGAAAGTATGGGTTGTCGGTGGCGGCAAAAACCGCTACCAGTTTATCTATGCCCAGGATCTTGTAGATGCGTTCGTGAAGTCGTTGTCGTACAGCAAATCGAATATTTTCAACATCGGTTCGGACGACGTGCCGACGTTTGGCGAAGCATACGAATATGTCATTAAGCAGACAGACTCGAAAGCGCGCGTCGCCAATTTTCCCCGTTGGATCGCCATCCCTGCCATGCAAGTGGCGTACTTCCTTAGACTGTCACCACTCGGTCCATATCAGTACAAGATGATCGCCGAAAGTTTCGTATTTGACACCTCAAGGATCAAGAAAGAGCTGGGCTGGAAGCCAACACTCACTAATAGTGAAATGCTCCAGAGAGCCTACGCCTACTACCACAAGAACCGCAAAGAGATCGAGAATCGTAAAGATGTGTCCGCACACAACCAAGCGGCCAAAATGGGTGTGATTCGCCTTCTCAAGTGGATGTCATGA
- a CDS encoding GtrA family protein: protein MTKRRTIGEYYNLLFVDRSQHGLIQLFRYIFVGGFSALVDIGSLYIFTSHLHIHYLVSAFLAFILGTIVNYFLSILWVFESSDKKKTEFLLFSLIGFGGLLLNGLILWVTVEQFHIFYLIGKLISVAIVVFWSFSLRRLLFAKLAGGAMTQ, encoded by the coding sequence ATGACCAAGCGACGCACGATTGGTGAGTATTACAATCTACTGTTTGTGGATCGTTCACAACATGGGCTGATACAGCTGTTTCGCTATATATTTGTGGGCGGCTTTTCTGCATTAGTAGATATAGGTAGTCTCTATATATTTACTTCGCATCTTCATATTCACTACCTTGTATCGGCATTTTTGGCGTTTATATTGGGTACGATTGTGAACTATTTTCTGAGTATTCTATGGGTGTTTGAAAGCTCGGACAAGAAGAAGACAGAGTTCCTACTTTTTTCACTCATTGGTTTTGGGGGACTATTGCTTAACGGCTTGATACTATGGGTAACGGTTGAGCAGTTCCATATTTTCTACCTCATCGGCAAACTGATATCTGTCGCGATTGTTGTGTTCTGGAGCTTTAGTCTGCGTAGGCTGCTCTTCGCTAAACTAGCTGGCGGTGCAATGACGCAATGA
- a CDS encoding sugar nucleotide-binding protein, which yields MADISSEIEFNKQLKSYETSIDGLVVYDLPVFGDNRGWFKENWQREKMTAVGLPDFGPVQNNFSFNDKRGVARGIHAEPWDKYVSLGSGRIFGFWVDIREGSATYGEHFTVELDPSKAIFVPRGVANGYQTLEDNTVYSYLVNDHWSPDAQYSFVSMFDESIGIDWPIPLSECEISDKDKNHPNLADAVAIKPKKTLIVGANGQLGRALQVLYPEAECVDRDSLDISSPDVFTARRWRDYGTILNAAAYTAVDLAETEQGRRDAWTANATAVANLARIATEYGITLVHVSSDYVFDGTAEQHTEDEDFAPLGVYGQSKAAGDIVVSTTPCHYIARTSWVIGDGNNFVRTMNSLAEKGIKPSVVSDQIGRLTFTEDLAAGIKHLLDNKAPFGTYNISNDGEPASWADIAAEVYELSGKSRDDVTQVTTEQYYEGKTGIAPRPLQSTLNLEKIKATGFAPREWKTALTEYLEK from the coding sequence ATGGCAGATATATCTTCAGAAATTGAATTCAATAAACAACTCAAATCATACGAAACATCTATCGATGGACTCGTTGTATATGATCTGCCTGTCTTCGGTGATAATCGCGGCTGGTTCAAGGAGAACTGGCAACGCGAGAAGATGACTGCCGTCGGCCTGCCTGATTTTGGGCCAGTCCAAAACAACTTTAGCTTCAACGATAAGCGCGGTGTGGCACGCGGTATCCACGCCGAACCATGGGATAAGTATGTTTCACTTGGTAGTGGCCGTATCTTCGGTTTCTGGGTCGACATCCGCGAAGGCAGCGCTACCTATGGCGAGCATTTCACTGTCGAACTTGATCCGTCCAAAGCCATTTTCGTCCCCCGCGGCGTGGCCAACGGCTACCAAACGCTCGAAGACAACACCGTCTATAGCTACCTGGTCAACGACCATTGGTCGCCGGACGCTCAGTACTCGTTCGTGAGTATGTTCGACGAGTCGATTGGCATCGACTGGCCGATTCCGCTCAGCGAGTGCGAAATCTCCGACAAAGACAAAAATCATCCGAACCTCGCTGATGCTGTGGCGATCAAACCCAAGAAAACCCTCATAGTCGGAGCCAATGGGCAACTAGGTCGTGCGCTTCAGGTTCTATACCCAGAGGCAGAGTGTGTTGACCGTGATTCTCTCGACATCTCTTCGCCAGATGTCTTCACCGCTCGTCGCTGGCGTGATTATGGTACAATCCTGAACGCAGCAGCCTATACGGCTGTCGACCTAGCCGAGACGGAGCAGGGTCGCCGCGACGCCTGGACTGCCAATGCCACCGCTGTTGCTAACCTTGCTCGCATCGCTACCGAATACGGCATCACGCTCGTCCACGTCTCGAGCGATTACGTATTTGATGGCACAGCCGAGCAGCACACGGAGGATGAGGACTTCGCACCGCTGGGCGTCTACGGACAGAGCAAAGCCGCCGGAGATATCGTTGTCAGCACCACTCCGTGCCACTACATCGCTCGCACTAGTTGGGTTATCGGCGACGGTAACAATTTCGTACGCACCATGAATTCGTTGGCTGAAAAGGGTATCAAACCAAGCGTCGTCAGCGATCAAATTGGACGTCTCACATTTACCGAGGACTTAGCCGCTGGTATTAAGCATCTCCTCGACAATAAGGCACCGTTTGGCACCTACAACATAAGTAATGATGGTGAGCCAGCCAGCTGGGCTGATATCGCAGCTGAAGTCTACGAGCTGAGCGGTAAGTCCCGTGACGATGTCACACAAGTCACCACCGAGCAATATTACGAGGGTAAGACAGGTATTGCCCCTCGCCCGTTGCAAAGTACGCTCAATCTTGAGAAAATAAAAGCTACAGGCTTCGCTCCGCGTGAGTGGAAGACCGCACTAACAGAGTATTTGGAGAAATAA
- the rfbA gene encoding glucose-1-phosphate thymidylyltransferase RfbA, which produces MKGIILAGGSGTRLWPITKGISKQLMPIYDKPMIYYPLTTLMSAGIRDILIITTPHDQAAFQNLLGDGSQWGISLQYAAQPSPDGLAQAFTIGEEFIGGDKVAMILGDNIFYGIGLDKQLQKLTDVDGAVGFAAEVEDPHRYGVYEFDENMKAISIEEKPANPKSNYANAGLYFCDNDVVEIAKNVQPSERGEVEITSVLDAYLQRGKLSVSLFDDVWLDTGTIDSMTDAADFVKVIQKRTGRIIASPEQTAYEQGFITREQLDELAVPLKKSGYGNYLA; this is translated from the coding sequence ATGAAGGGTATTATTCTCGCAGGTGGATCCGGCACACGTTTGTGGCCTATTACAAAAGGTATTAGTAAGCAGCTGATGCCGATTTATGACAAGCCGATGATTTATTATCCGCTGACAACACTGATGTCGGCCGGTATTCGCGACATTCTCATTATCACAACCCCCCACGACCAGGCTGCATTTCAGAATCTGCTTGGTGACGGTTCACAGTGGGGTATTTCACTTCAATACGCCGCACAACCAAGCCCAGACGGCCTAGCCCAAGCTTTCACTATTGGCGAGGAGTTCATTGGCGGCGACAAGGTAGCCATGATTCTAGGTGATAACATCTTCTATGGTATCGGCCTCGACAAACAGCTTCAAAAGCTCACGGATGTCGATGGTGCTGTCGGTTTCGCTGCCGAGGTAGAAGACCCTCACCGTTACGGCGTCTACGAGTTCGACGAGAACATGAAGGCAATCTCGATCGAGGAAAAACCAGCCAATCCAAAATCCAACTACGCCAATGCAGGCCTATACTTCTGCGACAATGACGTGGTAGAGATTGCCAAAAATGTCCAACCAAGCGAGCGCGGCGAAGTAGAGATTACATCTGTACTCGATGCCTATCTGCAGCGTGGTAAATTAAGTGTTTCCCTGTTCGACGACGTCTGGCTCGATACCGGCACGATTGACAGCATGACCGACGCAGCCGATTTCGTGAAAGTCATTCAGAAGCGCACCGGCCGCATCATCGCAAGCCCAGAACAAACCGCCTACGAACAAGGTTTCATCACCCGCGAACAGCTCGACGAACTCGCCGTCCCGCTGAAGAAATCAGGCTACGGCAACTACCTCGCCTAG